From the Solibacillus sp. FSL R5-0449 genome, one window contains:
- a CDS encoding helix-turn-helix transcriptional regulator: MEKFISDMLKQRRLEANLSQEQLAERAHVDVRTVRRIENNEVRHSPYLKHICQVLNISFTEANPDEILSEHRSINKPNVNTGRDLAHLLIHCNHLEYNPDPAGQLSEREVWIIEEFMQTIMEMMEVFDFVEQDDRQFLIDKFDEEIKSLNKVGFYIYGSCNDTLVNPFKYTELVFAKI; the protein is encoded by the coding sequence ATGGAGAAATTCATAAGTGATATGTTAAAACAAAGAAGACTTGAAGCAAATTTATCCCAAGAACAATTAGCCGAGCGAGCACATGTTGATGTACGAACAGTTAGGAGAATTGAAAACAACGAGGTGAGACATAGCCCGTACTTAAAACACATATGCCAAGTACTTAATATAAGTTTCACGGAAGCCAATCCAGATGAAATTTTAAGTGAGCATCGTAGTATTAATAAACCTAATGTGAATACAGGGAGAGACTTGGCTCATCTTTTAATTCATTGTAATCATCTCGAGTATAATCCTGACCCAGCTGGTCAATTGTCTGAACGTGAAGTCTGGATAATTGAAGAGTTTATGCAAACGATTATGGAAATGATGGAAGTATTCGATTTTGTAGAACAAGATGATCGTCAGTTTTTAATCGATAAGTTTGATGAGGAAATTAAATCCTTGAATAAAGTAGGTTTTTATATTTACGGGAGCTGTAATGATACATTAGTTAACCCATTTAAATATACAGAGTTAGTATTCGCGAAAATTTAG